One window of Lawsonibacter asaccharolyticus genomic DNA carries:
- a CDS encoding amidohydrolase family protein, with translation MAWTLIRGGTVVDGTGSPPFQADVCIRDGVIDAVGPDLSAPEGAQVMDAAGKLITPGFINMHSHSDCSAAMYPNMESTLGQGITTEFAGHCGLGVAPVQHSWLYMFPEKKAFTKVMPEPPGGINPYNAYLVPTQRLREPFAQTYGQELDWTTYGQFLEHLRRVGLGANLAVVAGQAQIRLQAMGTDYHRDATETEIAAMEGALSEAMDGGALGLSLGLDYEPGLFAGREELLRLMKLVAARGGIVTAHTRSRSHPYYGHAQSFLDGLREFLDLGRESGVRIHVSHIQNGYNVTPAHDGLIRAAVAKTLEELDRARQAGVNVTWDVIPKYAYGPFHYPMAASLFQPYVERCGGCAAFSRALTLPDFRRQVVEEIRTGRHPSQGVFTRFDPQADPAWDTRYRFTRVQRAGCVGKTIREAAQGADSLELLLDVLTEDPYAAMISLGRRPEHTPDRDAFVARTEATIGLDTWTLDYDAALSEGDLPLECGSPATYEGMTVFLETERDKGAAIEETIRKLTGNAARTLGLTDRGFVSQGLAADLLVLDWEHFSARENLADPRHGPQGLDYVLVAGQIAVDHGVHTHVRSGTVLGPEHRKGEN, from the coding sequence ATGGCATGGACTTTGATTCGGGGCGGGACTGTGGTAGACGGGACCGGCTCCCCGCCCTTCCAGGCCGATGTGTGCATCCGGGACGGCGTAATAGACGCCGTGGGCCCTGACCTCTCCGCCCCGGAGGGAGCCCAGGTGATGGATGCCGCAGGGAAACTGATTACCCCGGGATTTATCAACATGCACTCCCATTCCGATTGCTCCGCCGCCATGTACCCCAATATGGAGAGCACGCTGGGCCAGGGCATTACCACGGAATTTGCCGGACATTGTGGCCTGGGGGTCGCCCCAGTACAGCATAGTTGGCTCTACATGTTCCCAGAGAAAAAGGCATTCACCAAGGTCATGCCTGAGCCGCCTGGGGGTATTAACCCATACAACGCCTATCTCGTTCCCACTCAGCGGCTGCGGGAGCCCTTTGCCCAGACCTACGGTCAGGAGCTGGACTGGACTACTTATGGCCAGTTCCTGGAGCATCTGCGCCGAGTGGGGCTGGGCGCCAACCTGGCTGTGGTGGCCGGGCAGGCCCAGATCCGCCTACAGGCCATGGGCACCGACTACCATCGGGACGCCACTGAGACGGAGATCGCCGCCATGGAGGGCGCCCTCAGCGAGGCCATGGATGGCGGCGCGCTGGGACTGAGTCTGGGCCTGGACTATGAGCCGGGCCTCTTTGCCGGGCGGGAGGAACTGCTGCGCCTGATGAAGCTGGTGGCTGCCCGGGGCGGCATCGTCACTGCTCACACCCGCAGCCGCAGCCACCCCTATTATGGCCATGCTCAGAGCTTCCTGGACGGTCTGCGGGAATTTTTGGACCTGGGACGGGAGAGCGGCGTCCGCATCCATGTCAGCCACATACAAAACGGCTACAACGTCACCCCGGCCCACGACGGTTTGATCCGTGCCGCCGTGGCCAAGACGCTGGAGGAGCTGGACCGAGCCCGGCAGGCGGGTGTAAACGTCACCTGGGATGTGATCCCCAAGTACGCCTATGGTCCCTTCCACTACCCTATGGCCGCCTCTCTGTTCCAACCCTACGTGGAGCGGTGTGGGGGCTGTGCCGCTTTTTCCCGGGCGTTGACCCTGCCTGACTTTCGGCGGCAGGTTGTTGAGGAGATCCGGACCGGACGCCATCCGTCTCAGGGGGTCTTTACCCGCTTTGATCCGCAGGCCGACCCAGCCTGGGACACCCGCTACCGGTTTACCCGTGTGCAGCGGGCAGGCTGTGTAGGCAAAACGATTCGAGAGGCAGCGCAGGGGGCAGACAGCCTGGAGCTGCTGCTGGATGTGCTGACCGAAGACCCCTACGCCGCTATGATTTCCCTGGGGCGCCGTCCGGAACATACCCCCGACCGGGACGCCTTTGTGGCCCGAACGGAGGCCACCATTGGTCTGGATACCTGGACCTTGGACTACGACGCGGCCCTGTCCGAGGGCGACCTGCCGCTGGAGTGCGGCTCGCCCGCCACATACGAGGGGATGACCGTGTTTCTGGAGACGGAGCGGGACAAGGGCGCTGCCATAGAAGAGACGATACGCAAGCTTACCGGCAATGCGGCCCGCACCCTGGGACTGACCGACCGGGGCTTTGTCTCCCAAGGTCTGGCTGCCGATCTGTTGGTACTGGACTGGGAGCATTTCTCTGCCAGGGAAAATCTTGCTGATCCCCGACATGGCCCGCAGGGACTGGACTATGTGCTGGTGGCCGGGCAGATCGCCGTGGACCACGGCGTCCATACCCATGTGCGCAGCGGCACGGTTCTGGGGCCTGAACATCGAAAGGGAGAGAACTGA